One stretch of Thermococcus sp. 21S9 DNA includes these proteins:
- the queC gene encoding 7-cyano-7-deazaguanine synthase QueC, whose protein sequence is MKRAVVLFSGGLDSTACLYWAKKNYDEVIMLVINYGSNEERVTNKVAEFFSKELNVPLKIVRLDFLEEFSKLCGTTLVGGETPKVTAEELEDFERAKETAKSVWVPARNVVLIAVAASLLDALGGGDIIVGFNAEEGATFPDNTPEFVEKMNEMLKYGTMAEVKVVAPLINLDKKGIAKLLKELGAKYEYSNSCYMPKGFTEDGKPIHCGECESCVRRHRGLIEGIGEDRTVYAVEPKI, encoded by the coding sequence ATGAAGCGCGCGGTGGTGCTGTTTTCCGGTGGACTCGATTCAACGGCCTGCCTCTACTGGGCGAAGAAGAACTACGACGAGGTCATAATGCTCGTCATCAACTACGGGAGCAACGAGGAGCGCGTTACTAACAAAGTCGCGGAGTTCTTCTCGAAGGAGCTGAACGTCCCGCTGAAGATAGTTCGCCTTGACTTCCTCGAGGAGTTCTCAAAGCTTTGCGGAACGACGCTCGTCGGCGGGGAGACGCCGAAGGTAACCGCAGAGGAGCTCGAGGACTTTGAGAGGGCAAAGGAGACGGCCAAAAGCGTCTGGGTTCCGGCTCGTAACGTGGTTTTGATAGCGGTCGCGGCTTCACTGCTCGATGCTCTCGGCGGAGGGGACATAATCGTCGGCTTCAACGCGGAGGAAGGTGCCACTTTCCCGGACAACACGCCCGAGTTCGTTGAGAAGATGAACGAGATGCTAAAGTATGGGACGATGGCCGAGGTGAAAGTCGTTGCCCCGCTCATAAACCTTGACAAAAAAGGTATAGCAAAGCTCCTTAAGGAGCTCGGCGCGAAGTACGAGTACTCAAACTCCTGCTACATGCCGAAGGGCTTCACAGAGGACGGGAAGCCGATACACTGCGGTGAATGTGAGAGCTGTGTCCGGAGGCACCGCGGTCTCATCGAGGGCATAGGGGAGGACAGGACCGTTTACGCGGTGGAGCCGAAGATTTGA
- a CDS encoding tungsten cofactor oxidoreductase radical SAM maturase: MEDHHLFDLSDYKVLIPKKPDIHYLYIEITNRCNLRCEMCFKQYWDDPEGDMDWELFLKILDDAEELPELEMVYFGGIGEPTVHPRFMDMAREVKKRGFALGISTNGFLLTDRRIEELVKLGLDLIYFSIDSVPTQPVDIGHIKPDYTSSRIRKIQEVKKRLGSDVPHIGVEVVATKENYKELPEIAHYVGSLGVDTLLISNLIPITKEHAELIVYDGSVDMKPIVDKLEAIYHGYLHKIAEFSLRTERKCEFVDKKVAVVRWDGEVAPCYRFLHTYPEIVLGREKKVYAHSFGNVREKSLAEIWTSREYSWFRYVVKNSLYPSCTDCPLNESCSFVQDTNYDCWGNTPSCADCLWSRRIVLCPIPEKGMKGFW, from the coding sequence ATGGAGGACCACCACCTTTTCGATTTGTCGGACTACAAGGTTCTTATCCCCAAGAAGCCGGACATCCACTACCTCTACATAGAGATAACCAACCGCTGTAACCTTCGCTGTGAGATGTGCTTCAAGCAGTACTGGGACGACCCCGAGGGCGACATGGATTGGGAGCTGTTCCTCAAGATTCTCGATGACGCCGAAGAGCTTCCAGAGCTGGAGATGGTTTACTTCGGTGGAATCGGCGAACCGACCGTTCACCCGCGCTTCATGGACATGGCGAGGGAAGTTAAGAAGCGCGGTTTTGCCCTTGGAATAAGCACCAACGGATTCCTTCTCACCGACAGGCGCATCGAAGAACTTGTAAAGCTCGGTCTCGACCTCATATACTTCTCCATTGACTCCGTGCCGACTCAGCCGGTTGACATCGGCCACATAAAGCCCGACTACACCAGCTCGCGCATAAGGAAGATTCAGGAGGTAAAGAAGAGGCTCGGAAGCGACGTTCCCCACATCGGCGTCGAGGTGGTTGCAACCAAGGAGAACTACAAGGAACTGCCGGAGATAGCGCACTACGTTGGTTCTCTCGGCGTTGACACTTTGCTCATCTCGAACCTGATTCCAATCACCAAGGAGCACGCGGAGCTGATAGTCTACGACGGTTCCGTTGACATGAAGCCCATCGTGGACAAGCTTGAGGCGATTTACCACGGCTACCTTCACAAGATAGCGGAGTTCTCCCTGAGAACAGAGAGAAAGTGCGAGTTCGTTGACAAGAAGGTGGCGGTCGTTAGGTGGGACGGCGAAGTTGCTCCCTGCTACCGCTTCCTGCACACCTACCCCGAGATAGTCCTCGGCAGGGAGAAGAAGGTCTACGCGCACTCCTTTGGCAACGTCCGCGAGAAGAGCCTGGCGGAGATATGGACGAGCAGGGAATACAGCTGGTTCCGCTACGTTGTCAAGAACTCCCTCTACCCGAGCTGTACCGACTGCCCGCTGAACGAGTCCTGCTCCTTTGTGCAGGATACGAACTACGACTGCTGGGGCAACACGCCGAGCTGTGCCGACTGCCTGTGGTCGAGGCGCATAGTTCTCTGCCCGATTCCGGAGAAGGGCATGAAGGGCTTCTGGTAG
- a CDS encoding aldehyde ferredoxin oxidoreductase family protein, giving the protein MYAYWGKILRVNLTDGSIKEEHFDEKFAKKWLGTRGFGIYYLLKEMDPTVDPLSPENKMIFATGPLTGTTAPTGGRYMVITKSPLTGYIAMANSGGFFGAELKFAGWDAIIVEGASDHPVYLYINDESVELRDASHLWGKTSTETEEALKEEIGDKRIRVALIGPAGENLVRFAAIMNDEHRAAGRGGVGAVMGSKKLKAIVVRGHKRVEVADRAKFTSVVKEKTDKLRNDPTAGGGLPKYGTAVLVNIINQNGLYPTRNFQYSQFEYAEEQSGEAMAAKYLVRNKPCYACPIGCGRVNRLPTLGITEGPEYESIWALGAHNGINDLASIIEANHLADEYGMDTISLGGTLATAMELYEKGLLKQEDLGEDAPPFRWGNTEVLHYYIEKIAKREGFGDKLAEGGYRLAEMYNGVEYFMGVKKQELPAYDPRGAEGHGLGYATNNRGGCHIKQYMISPEILGYPYKMDPHDISDEKVKMVITFQDLTALIDAAGLCVFTTFGLGADDYRDMLNAALGWDLSTEEYMKIGERIWNAERLFNLRAGLDPLKEDTLPKRLLEEPVKNGPNKGHVVRLHLMLPRYYKFRGWTEDGKIPEEKLKELGLEGL; this is encoded by the coding sequence ATGTACGCCTACTGGGGTAAGATTCTGAGAGTGAACCTTACGGACGGTTCAATAAAGGAAGAGCACTTCGACGAGAAGTTTGCCAAGAAGTGGCTTGGCACGAGGGGATTCGGCATATACTACCTCCTCAAGGAGATGGACCCGACCGTTGACCCGCTGAGTCCGGAGAACAAGATGATTTTTGCCACCGGTCCGCTGACCGGAACCACCGCTCCAACGGGCGGAAGGTACATGGTGATAACCAAGAGCCCGCTGACCGGCTACATTGCAATGGCAAACTCCGGTGGCTTCTTCGGAGCGGAGCTCAAGTTCGCGGGCTGGGACGCGATAATAGTCGAGGGCGCTTCAGACCACCCGGTTTATCTGTACATAAACGACGAGAGCGTTGAGCTTAGGGACGCGAGCCACCTCTGGGGCAAGACCTCAACCGAGACCGAGGAGGCCCTCAAGGAGGAGATAGGGGACAAGCGCATAAGGGTTGCACTCATCGGACCCGCTGGTGAGAACCTCGTCCGCTTCGCGGCCATTATGAACGACGAGCACCGCGCCGCGGGTAGGGGCGGTGTTGGAGCGGTTATGGGAAGCAAGAAGCTTAAAGCGATAGTGGTCAGAGGCCACAAGCGCGTTGAAGTTGCAGACAGGGCGAAGTTCACATCGGTAGTCAAGGAGAAGACCGACAAGCTCAGGAACGACCCGACTGCCGGCGGTGGACTTCCCAAGTACGGAACGGCAGTTCTCGTTAACATAATCAACCAGAACGGCCTTTACCCAACGAGGAACTTCCAGTACAGCCAGTTCGAGTACGCGGAGGAGCAGAGCGGTGAAGCTATGGCCGCCAAGTACCTCGTCAGGAACAAGCCCTGTTACGCCTGTCCAATTGGATGTGGAAGGGTTAACCGGCTTCCAACGCTCGGCATCACCGAGGGACCGGAGTACGAGAGCATCTGGGCTTTGGGAGCTCACAACGGCATAAACGACCTCGCGAGCATCATCGAGGCCAACCACCTCGCCGATGAGTACGGTATGGACACCATAAGCCTCGGTGGAACTTTGGCAACTGCCATGGAGCTCTACGAGAAGGGTCTGCTCAAGCAGGAGGACCTCGGCGAGGACGCTCCGCCCTTCAGGTGGGGCAACACCGAAGTGCTCCACTACTACATCGAGAAGATTGCCAAGCGCGAGGGCTTCGGTGACAAGCTTGCTGAAGGTGGCTACCGCCTGGCCGAGATGTACAACGGCGTCGAGTACTTCATGGGCGTCAAGAAGCAGGAGCTTCCAGCCTACGACCCGCGTGGAGCTGAGGGTCACGGCCTCGGTTACGCCACCAACAACCGCGGTGGCTGTCACATCAAGCAGTACATGATTAGCCCCGAGATTCTCGGCTACCCATACAAGATGGACCCGCACGACATAAGCGACGAGAAGGTCAAGATGGTCATCACGTTCCAGGACCTCACGGCGCTCATCGACGCCGCTGGACTGTGTGTCTTCACGACCTTCGGTCTCGGTGCCGACGACTACCGCGACATGCTGAACGCGGCCCTCGGCTGGGACCTCTCGACCGAGGAGTACATGAAGATAGGCGAGCGCATCTGGAACGCCGAGAGGCTCTTCAACCTCCGCGCCGGTCTCGACCCGCTCAAGGAGGATACCCTGCCGAAGAGGCTCCTCGAGGAACCTGTCAAGAATGGACCGAACAAGGGCCACGTCGTCAGGCTCCACCTCATGCTTCCAAGGTACTACAAGTTCCGTGGTTGGACCGAGGACGGCAAGATACCAGAGGAGAAACTCAAGGAGCTCGGATTGGAAGGGTTGTAA
- a CDS encoding S8 family serine peptidase, translating into MKEAKALLLAILIVGMTFGFAAAASVGGHANVATHGPKNYGLLTPKLFQKVQGMNPNTEISTIIMFNSQADKNKAMPILKFLGAKIKYDYHAIPAVAVKIPVKYLLVLAGLSDAGVINGLDVQGIQFIQDDYKVQVQVDLEGLDESTAQISAPEVWNVGYDGSGVVVAVIDTGIDGSHPDLQGKVIGWKDFVNNKTTPYDDNGHGTHVAGIIASTGAASNGQYKGVAPGAKLVGVKVLGADGSGSISTIIAGVDWVIQHKDEYNISVINLSLGSSQSSDGTDALSQEVDKAWEAGIVVCVAAGNSGPDTYTIGSPAAAPDVITVGAVDKNDVITSFSSRGPTADGRLKPEVVAPGNWIISDRAAGTQLTDQLVGQYYVAAPGTSMATPHVSGAVALLREAHPDWTPDKIKHVLEITADVVNASAIAGIAYGAGRINVYEALKYDQDSKVVITGYLADKQNVTKEVTVSSGTTRIAALLTWDNPQADLDLYMYDPNGQLVDYSNTGYYGFEKVAYRNPTPGTWYFLIVSYSGSANYNLEILDEGGTVSEGTTTTPSEPSTPSTPTNETNTTQPAPAPTPTVVVKNFTGSVSYHDYVVDTVTVDSGATKIEGYLYGNSYDDLDLYLYDPNQNLVTSSTSSGSNEYVSYDNPQAGTWYFVVYAYDTYYWSANYFLQVKIYYG; encoded by the coding sequence ATGAAGGAGGCAAAGGCACTCCTGTTGGCAATATTGATTGTAGGTATGACCTTTGGTTTCGCAGCGGCTGCCTCTGTCGGCGGTCATGCCAACGTTGCGACCCATGGTCCGAAGAACTACGGACTGCTCACGCCAAAGCTGTTCCAGAAAGTCCAGGGAATGAACCCGAACACTGAGATAAGCACAATCATAATGTTCAACAGCCAGGCAGATAAGAATAAGGCGATGCCGATACTCAAGTTCCTTGGTGCCAAGATAAAGTACGACTACCACGCCATCCCGGCCGTGGCCGTTAAGATTCCGGTCAAGTACCTTCTCGTCCTTGCCGGCCTCTCAGACGCCGGTGTTATCAACGGACTCGATGTTCAGGGAATCCAGTTCATCCAGGACGACTACAAGGTCCAGGTTCAGGTCGACCTTGAGGGCCTTGACGAGTCAACCGCCCAGATTTCCGCGCCCGAGGTCTGGAACGTCGGTTACGATGGAAGTGGCGTTGTTGTCGCCGTTATCGATACCGGTATAGACGGTTCCCACCCGGACCTCCAGGGCAAGGTCATCGGCTGGAAGGACTTCGTGAACAACAAGACCACCCCCTACGATGACAACGGTCACGGAACCCACGTCGCCGGAATCATAGCCAGCACCGGTGCCGCCAGCAACGGCCAGTACAAGGGTGTTGCTCCCGGCGCCAAGCTCGTCGGCGTTAAGGTCCTTGGTGCCGACGGTAGCGGTTCAATCTCGACCATCATAGCCGGTGTTGACTGGGTCATCCAGCACAAGGACGAGTACAACATAAGCGTCATCAACCTCTCGCTCGGCTCAAGCCAGAGCTCCGACGGAACCGACGCCCTCAGCCAGGAAGTTGACAAGGCCTGGGAGGCCGGAATAGTCGTCTGTGTTGCCGCTGGAAACAGCGGACCGGACACCTACACCATAGGCTCACCCGCCGCCGCCCCGGACGTCATCACCGTCGGTGCCGTTGACAAGAACGACGTCATCACCAGCTTCTCCAGCAGGGGCCCGACCGCGGACGGCAGGCTCAAGCCCGAGGTTGTCGCTCCAGGTAACTGGATTATCTCCGACAGGGCCGCTGGCACTCAGCTCACCGACCAGCTCGTTGGCCAGTACTACGTCGCCGCCCCCGGAACTTCAATGGCCACCCCGCACGTCAGCGGTGCCGTTGCCCTCCTCAGGGAGGCTCACCCCGACTGGACCCCGGACAAGATTAAGCACGTCCTCGAGATAACCGCCGACGTCGTCAACGCGAGCGCCATCGCTGGAATCGCCTACGGTGCGGGCAGGATAAACGTCTACGAGGCCCTCAAGTACGACCAGGACTCCAAGGTTGTCATCACCGGTTACCTCGCCGACAAGCAGAACGTCACCAAGGAGGTTACCGTTAGCAGTGGAACCACCAGGATAGCGGCGCTCCTCACCTGGGACAACCCGCAGGCCGACCTCGACCTCTACATGTACGACCCGAACGGCCAGCTCGTTGACTACTCCAACACCGGCTACTACGGCTTCGAGAAGGTTGCCTACAGGAACCCCACTCCGGGAACCTGGTACTTCCTTATCGTGAGCTACTCGGGTAGCGCCAACTACAACCTTGAGATACTCGACGAGGGCGGAACCGTCAGCGAGGGCACTACCACCACCCCGAGCGAGCCGAGCACCCCGAGCACTCCGACCAACGAGACCAACACCACCCAGCCCGCTCCGGCCCCGACCCCGACCGTCGTCGTTAAGAACTTCACCGGAAGCGTCAGCTACCACGACTACGTCGTTGACACCGTTACCGTCGACAGCGGTGCCACCAAGATTGAGGGCTACCTCTACGGAAACAGCTACGACGACCTCGACCTCTACCTCTACGACCCCAACCAGAACCTCGTCACCAGCTCGACCTCATCCGGCTCGAACGAGTACGTGAGCTACGACAACCCGCAGGCAGGAACCTGGTACTTCGTGGTCTACGCCTACGACACCTACTACTGGTCCGCCAACTACTTCCTGCAGGTAAAGATATACTACGGATGA
- a CDS encoding prenyltransferase/squalene oxidase repeat-containing protein translates to MKKASAVLLAILLVLPLASVHGVQAREVPYVYTPTIPATALAAIALYKSHDYQYVLEADTWLMRLKTPDGAWAYRYGMAPQAKYTALALMALMRGESIARGLFNRTIHAGVYWLLYKQKDDGSFGDYTDTALAVIALKEYKDFKYSWIPVDKAINNGLYYLQTHQPQTTMDKIFGYMAFGDLDKLKSVEATGVDALYKAFAISYLTGKNVQISSDLDDPASLALLLYATGDRKYADELIKSVHFGFWGTLKYQPPDLLETAQLPGFSDLKPVACPYMLKVKPKFEWEAVVLAKYYLECNRTVDLSNFQLEKLKPWMVAEIARINHLLGKPYDREVNYLLKNESNHHWGNFYNTAYVVWVLSSLNVSLNYTPVLDWLESNLTDRYPNYYYAYALRVFHRFNYTKAFQETFDILKKRQNPDGAWGYTAGSPDNVKSTAEVLKALLATGLSNTTAYERGYSFLREFFYADIPEPTVNGTTVTLENATFYLIKDGTLYGNTTGRMCTNGLDGYVMVYPTKHPLIVTARAVNGFKATDVWKKPLPELTTTSASGVSGIYLGYIVAIVVLLLLGLVALLRRNSKGRKSRKK, encoded by the coding sequence ATGAAGAAAGCATCAGCGGTTCTCCTGGCGATTCTCCTCGTCCTTCCGCTGGCATCTGTTCACGGGGTTCAGGCGAGGGAAGTCCCGTACGTTTACACGCCCACCATACCCGCGACGGCTTTGGCGGCGATAGCCCTCTACAAGTCCCACGATTACCAGTACGTTCTCGAAGCCGACACCTGGCTTATGAGGCTCAAGACTCCAGATGGAGCCTGGGCCTACCGCTACGGCATGGCTCCCCAGGCTAAGTACACGGCACTCGCTCTTATGGCCCTCATGCGCGGTGAGTCGATAGCGAGGGGCCTGTTCAACAGGACCATTCACGCGGGCGTTTACTGGTTGCTATACAAACAGAAGGATGATGGTTCATTCGGGGACTACACCGATACAGCCCTTGCGGTGATTGCACTGAAGGAGTACAAGGACTTCAAGTACTCCTGGATTCCCGTTGACAAGGCGATAAACAACGGTCTCTACTACCTCCAGACCCACCAGCCTCAGACGACGATGGATAAGATATTCGGCTACATGGCATTTGGAGACCTTGATAAGCTCAAGAGCGTTGAGGCTACGGGCGTTGATGCCCTCTACAAGGCCTTCGCAATCTCATACCTCACCGGAAAGAACGTTCAAATAAGTTCCGACCTCGACGACCCCGCGTCCCTGGCGCTCCTCCTCTACGCGACCGGCGATAGAAAGTACGCCGATGAGCTGATTAAATCCGTCCACTTCGGTTTCTGGGGGACGCTGAAGTACCAGCCCCCCGACCTGCTCGAGACCGCCCAGCTTCCCGGCTTTTCGGATTTAAAGCCCGTTGCATGCCCGTACATGCTCAAGGTAAAGCCCAAGTTCGAGTGGGAGGCCGTCGTCTTGGCCAAGTACTACCTCGAGTGCAACCGCACCGTTGACCTCTCGAACTTCCAGCTTGAGAAGCTCAAGCCCTGGATGGTGGCGGAGATAGCGAGGATTAACCACCTCCTCGGAAAGCCCTACGACCGCGAGGTGAACTACCTCCTGAAGAACGAGAGCAATCATCACTGGGGCAACTTCTACAACACCGCCTACGTGGTCTGGGTCCTCTCGAGCCTGAACGTGAGCCTCAACTACACCCCCGTCCTCGACTGGCTTGAGTCCAACCTGACCGACAGGTATCCCAACTACTACTACGCCTACGCCCTCAGGGTGTTCCACCGCTTCAACTACACCAAGGCCTTCCAGGAGACCTTCGATATACTCAAAAAGCGCCAGAATCCCGATGGTGCTTGGGGTTACACCGCCGGCTCACCGGACAACGTCAAGAGCACCGCCGAGGTTCTAAAGGCCCTCCTCGCGACGGGTCTCTCCAACACAACGGCCTATGAGAGGGGATACAGCTTCCTCCGTGAGTTCTTCTACGCCGATATACCCGAGCCCACGGTAAACGGCACCACCGTTACCCTCGAGAACGCCACTTTCTACCTGATTAAGGACGGGACGCTGTACGGGAACACCACCGGAAGAATGTGCACGAACGGTCTCGACGGCTACGTCATGGTGTACCCGACCAAGCACCCCCTAATCGTGACCGCAAGGGCGGTGAACGGCTTTAAGGCCACTGATGTCTGGAAGAAGCCCCTCCCGGAGCTCACAACAACGAGTGCAAGTGGAGTAAGCGGAATATACCTCGGCTACATAGTTGCCATAGTGGTTCTCCTGCTCCTCGGACTCGTGGCGCTCTTGAGGAGGAACTCAAAGGGCCGGAAGTCACGGAAGAAGTGA
- a CDS encoding nucleotidyltransferase domain-containing protein — protein sequence MRVERLADCLRRKLGRVLGLHSLILYGSLVRGDFIPGTSDVDFFAVLEDGTNPEEVLKELTPVLEECSAFLNPVEVDVAWEWASNLSDPLGKGYPYKFLTVYQRDFRENHVVLLGEDVTDIIPEYALTELLPERLEGIMRNLGRFGGNKKMLHILAGETARLMAVLNGSSLRKDDVLATLRRIGDEEALRIYRAYLDGRKTPFTEEFLTEFIRKRVEELRASLLP from the coding sequence ATGAGGGTTGAAAGGCTCGCGGACTGCCTACGGAGAAAGCTTGGCCGGGTTCTCGGCCTCCACTCACTTATTCTCTACGGTTCCCTCGTCAGGGGCGATTTCATTCCAGGAACGAGCGACGTGGATTTCTTCGCGGTTCTTGAAGATGGAACGAACCCGGAGGAGGTTTTGAAAGAGCTAACTCCCGTTCTTGAGGAGTGTTCGGCTTTTCTCAACCCCGTTGAGGTTGATGTCGCCTGGGAGTGGGCATCGAACCTGAGCGACCCGCTCGGGAAAGGCTACCCCTACAAGTTCCTGACGGTCTATCAGCGGGATTTCAGAGAAAATCACGTTGTCCTGCTCGGGGAGGACGTAACTGACATTATTCCAGAGTATGCCCTGACCGAACTTCTCCCTGAAAGGCTCGAAGGGATAATGAGAAACCTCGGGCGCTTTGGGGGAAACAAAAAGATGCTCCACATCCTCGCCGGAGAAACTGCCAGGCTGATGGCGGTCCTCAACGGCTCGAGCCTGAGGAAGGACGACGTTCTCGCGACCCTTCGGAGGATTGGCGACGAAGAGGCACTCAGAATATACCGCGCCTACCTCGACGGCAGAAAAACGCCCTTCACAGAAGAGTTTTTGACGGAGTTCATAAGGAAAAGGGTGGAGGAGCTGAGGGCTTCACTTCTTCCGTGA
- the bpsA gene encoding N(4)-bis(aminopropyl)spermidine synthase: protein MREIIERVKARTSIPVYERTIENVLSAIQASSDVWRIVDLSEEPLPLVVAVLEALHELGHIAFEGSNVILTESGKQLVEKYGIGPRRDYTCSHCQGRTVELSAFSDLLEQFKEIVKDRPQPKHDFDQAYVTPETTVARVALMHSRGDLENKEVFVLGDDDLTSIALMLSGLPKRIAVLDIDERLMKFIEKTADELGYSDIEIFTFDLREPLPDYALHKFDTFITDPPETVPAIRAFVGRGIATLKGPGCAGYFGITRRESSLDKWREIQRLLLNEFGVVITDIIRNFNEYVNWGYEEETRAWKLLPVKVKPSYNWYKSYMFRIQTLEGSKGFEEKIEVGDELYNDEEASTT, encoded by the coding sequence ATGAGGGAGATAATCGAGAGGGTTAAGGCCAGAACGAGCATTCCCGTTTACGAGAGGACGATAGAGAACGTTCTTTCGGCGATTCAGGCCAGCAGTGACGTGTGGCGCATCGTTGACCTCAGCGAGGAACCGCTCCCGCTCGTCGTGGCGGTTCTTGAGGCGCTCCACGAGCTCGGCCACATCGCCTTTGAGGGTTCGAACGTCATCCTCACCGAGAGCGGTAAACAGCTTGTCGAGAAGTACGGAATCGGGCCAAGGAGGGACTACACCTGCTCCCACTGCCAGGGCAGAACCGTTGAGCTTTCCGCCTTCAGCGACCTGCTCGAGCAGTTCAAGGAGATAGTCAAAGACCGCCCACAGCCGAAGCACGACTTCGACCAGGCATACGTTACGCCCGAAACCACCGTTGCCAGGGTTGCCCTCATGCACAGCAGGGGCGACCTCGAGAACAAAGAAGTTTTCGTCCTCGGTGACGATGACCTAACCAGCATCGCCCTGATGCTCAGCGGTCTGCCCAAGAGGATAGCGGTCCTCGACATCGACGAGAGGCTCATGAAGTTCATCGAGAAGACCGCCGACGAGCTCGGCTACTCCGACATCGAGATATTCACCTTCGACCTTCGCGAGCCCCTCCCGGACTACGCGCTCCACAAGTTCGACACCTTCATTACCGACCCGCCCGAGACCGTTCCGGCCATAAGGGCCTTCGTCGGCAGGGGAATCGCAACGCTGAAGGGTCCGGGTTGCGCCGGCTACTTCGGCATAACGAGGCGCGAGAGCTCCCTCGACAAGTGGCGCGAGATTCAGAGGCTCCTCCTCAACGAGTTCGGCGTCGTCATAACCGACATCATCAGGAACTTCAACGAGTACGTCAACTGGGGCTATGAAGAGGAGACGCGCGCCTGGAAGCTCCTCCCGGTCAAGGTCAAGCCGTCCTACAACTGGTACAAGAGCTACATGTTCAGGATTCAGACGCTTGAAGGCTCGAAGGGCTTCGAGGAGAAAATAGAAGTTGGCGACGAGCTCTACAACGACGAGGAAGCCTCGACCACATGA
- a CDS encoding ATPase, whose translation MLTPTQDPVKRYRLRYNLEALERVRGAIGESAYSRLRKLLLFRLEGREFKRTPTGVKIAVAFSAGSDSTATLKILRWAGFDVVPITARLPQMGEKTLEKVRSEKALLVDVPGYEETMRDLIEKGAPICGRCHSMVMEAVERKARELGIGILATGDMLSSGLISIYEKDGIVILNFPAFLALDKGEIIGIIGGEYKLSFGCPLLWELFRRAPSTKRLALQRVLRETRARALSPEMAVELMKDVLLR comes from the coding sequence ATGCTCACTCCCACTCAAGACCCCGTCAAACGCTACCGCCTCCGCTACAACCTTGAAGCCCTCGAGCGCGTGAGGGGAGCGATAGGTGAGAGCGCGTATTCCCGGCTAAGGAAGCTCCTCCTCTTCCGCCTCGAAGGGAGGGAGTTCAAAAGAACGCCGACGGGCGTTAAGATAGCGGTTGCCTTCTCCGCCGGCTCCGACAGCACCGCAACGCTGAAAATCCTCCGCTGGGCAGGCTTTGACGTCGTCCCAATAACCGCGAGACTGCCCCAGATGGGTGAGAAAACCCTCGAAAAGGTCCGCTCAGAGAAGGCCTTACTCGTCGATGTGCCTGGTTACGAGGAGACGATGAGGGACCTCATCGAAAAGGGCGCGCCGATATGCGGTCGCTGTCACTCGATGGTTATGGAAGCCGTTGAACGGAAGGCGAGGGAGCTTGGCATTGGAATCCTCGCAACGGGCGACATGCTCAGCTCGGGTCTGATTTCGATTTACGAGAAGGACGGCATCGTTATCCTCAACTTTCCTGCCTTTCTCGCCCTCGACAAGGGGGAGATTATCGGGATAATCGGCGGAGAATACAAGTTAAGCTTCGGCTGTCCCCTCCTGTGGGAGCTCTTCAGGCGAGCCCCTTCAACGAAGCGTTTGGCCCTTCAGAGAGTTCTGAGGGAGACGCGCGCAAGGGCTTTGAGTCCGGAAATGGCCGTCGAGCTGATGAAGGACGTTCTCCTCCGTTAG
- a CDS encoding metal-sulfur cluster assembly factor, translating to MVTKEEVEKVVKSVVDEKFIRSIEVDEKGNVTVTLAKDTPDIDNVLIKLHSELGKLEGIGLITINREREVKEAGDVKITEEMILEKLKEVIDPEIGIDVVNLGLIYDLKVNPDNTVYVKMTMTTPGCPLTMWILRAVEDKILEIPGVKDAEIELTFDPPWTPDRISPEYKKRLGLY from the coding sequence ATGGTTACGAAGGAAGAGGTTGAAAAGGTCGTAAAATCCGTCGTTGACGAGAAGTTCATTCGCTCAATCGAGGTTGACGAGAAGGGGAACGTCACCGTAACGCTCGCCAAGGACACGCCCGACATCGATAACGTTCTCATAAAGCTCCACTCCGAGCTCGGAAAGCTTGAGGGTATCGGACTGATAACCATCAACCGCGAGAGGGAAGTGAAGGAAGCCGGGGACGTCAAGATAACCGAGGAGATGATACTTGAGAAGCTCAAGGAGGTCATAGACCCCGAGATTGGCATCGACGTCGTTAACCTCGGCCTCATCTACGACCTCAAGGTCAACCCTGACAACACGGTATACGTCAAGATGACGATGACAACTCCAGGCTGTCCGCTTACCATGTGGATTCTCCGTGCAGTGGAGGACAAAATCCTTGAGATTCCGGGCGTTAAAGACGCCGAGATTGAGCTCACCTTCGACCCGCCCTGGACACCCGACAGAATCAGCCCTGAGTACAAGAAGAGGCTGGGCCTTTACTGA
- a CDS encoding ferredoxin gives MAWKVTVDQDTCIGDAICASLCPDVFEMNDEGKAVPVVEVIEDENLYNCAQEAMEACPVSAISIEEA, from the coding sequence ATGGCGTGGAAGGTTACCGTCGACCAGGACACCTGCATTGGTGACGCCATCTGTGCTAGCCTCTGCCCGGACGTCTTCGAGATGAACGACGAGGGCAAGGCTGTTCCGGTTGTCGAGGTTATTGAGGACGAGAACCTCTACAACTGCGCTCAGGAGGCCATGGAGGCCTGCCCTGTTAGCGCTATCAGCATTGAGGAGGCCTGA